In Lemur catta isolate mLemCat1 chromosome 1, mLemCat1.pri, whole genome shotgun sequence, one DNA window encodes the following:
- the GPR108 gene encoding protein GPR108 encodes MAVSERRGLGRGSPVEWGQRLFLLLLLGGCSGRIHRLVLTGEKRADIPLNSFGFYTNGSLEVELSLLRLGLQEKEEKSLLVGFSLSRVQSGSSQSYSTRDFHDCPFQKNSSNFLVLFLINTKDLQVQVRQYGEQKKLLISPGLLPEVPSEPELPKPGPMVTPKVDSGTITVNKAKSQPAVSQGTGRKDKELVLGLGHLNNSYNFSFHVVIGSRAEEGQYNLNFHNCNNSVPGKEHPFDITVMIREKNPEGFLSAAEIPLFKLYMVMSACFLAAGIFWVSVLCRNTYNVFKIHWLMAALAFTKSISLLFHSINYYFINSQGQPIEGLAVMHYITHLLKGALLFITIALIGSGWAFVKYVLSDKEKKIFGIVIPLQVLANVAYIAIESREEGASDYGLWKEILFLVDLICCGAILFPVVWSIRHLQEASGTDGKVAVNLAKLKLFRHYYVMVICYVYFTRIIAILLRVAVPFQWQWLYQLLVEGSTLAFFVLTGYKFQPAGDNPYLQLPQEDEEDVQMEQVMTDSGFREGLSKVNKTASARELL; translated from the exons ATGGCAGTGAGCGAGAGGAGGGGGCTCGGCCGTGGGAGCCCCGTGGAGTGGGGGCAGCGGTtatttctgctgctgctgctgggcggCTGTTCTGGGCGCATCCACCGGCTGGTGCTGACG GGGGAGAAGCGAGCAGACATCCCGCTGAACAGCTTCGGCTTCTACACGAATGGCTCCCTGGAGGTGGAGCTGAGCCTCCTGCGGCTGGGCCtccaggagaaagaagagaagtccCTGCTG GTGGGGTTCAGCCTCAGCCGGGTCCAGTCTGGCAGCTCACAATCCTACTCA ACCCGGGATTTTCATGACTGCCCTTTCCAGAAAAACAGTAGCAATTTCCTGGTCCTCTTCCTCATCAACACCAAGGATCTGCA GGTCCAGGTGCGACAGTATGGGGAACAGAAGAAGTTACTCATCTCTCCTGGGCTCCTCCCCGAAGTGCCCTCTGAACCAGAGCTCCCAAAGCCAGGGCCCATGGTCACCCCCAAGGTGGATAGTG GGACCATCACAGTCAACAAGGCCAAGTCACAACCTGCAGTGTCTCAG GGCACTGGCAGGAAGGACAAGGAGCTGGTATTGGGTCTGGGCCACCTCAACAACTCCTATAACTTCAGC TTCCACGTGGTGATCGGCTCTAGGGCTGAGGAAGGCCAGTACAACCTCAACTTCCACAACTGCAACAACTCGGTTCCTGGAAAGGAGCATCCATTTGACATCACG GTGATGATCCGGGAGAAGAACCCCGAGGGCTTCCTGTCCGCCGCAGAGATTCCCCTTTTCAAGCTCTACATGGTCATGTCTGCCTGCTTCCTGGCTGCCGGCATCTTCTGGGTGTCTGTCCTCTGCAGGAACAC GTACAATGTCTTCAAGATCCACTGGCTCATGGCAGCCTTGGCCTTCACCAAGAGCATCTCTCTGCTCTTCCACAGC ATCAACTACTACTTCATCAACAGCCAGGGCCAGCCCATCGAGGGTCTCGCGGTCATGCACTACATCACGCACCT GCTGAAGGGCGCCCTCCTCTTCATCACCATTGCTTTGATCGGCTCAGGCTGGGCCTTCGTTAAGTACGTCCTGTCTGATAAGGAGAAGAAGATTTTTGGGATCGTCATCCCCCTGCAG GTGCTGGCCAACGTGGCCTACATCGCCATCGAGTCCCGTGAGGAGGGCGCCAGCGACTACGGGCTCTGGAAGGAGATCCTGTTCCTGGTGGACCTCATCTGCTGTGGTGCCATCCTCTTCCCTGTGGTCTG GTCCATCCGGCATCTCCAGGAGGCATCTGGAACAGACGGGAAGG TGGCAGTGAACCTGGCCAAGCTGAAGCTGTTCCGGCATTACTACGTCATG GTCATCTGTTACGTCTACTTCACGCGCATCATCGCCATCCTGCTGCGGGTGGCCGTGCCCTTCCAGTGGCAGTGGCTGTACCAG CTCTTGGTGGAGGGCTCCACTCTCGCCTTCTTTGTGCTCACGGGCTACAAGTTCCAGCCCGCCGGGGACAACCCGTACTTGCAGCTGCcccaggaggatgaggaggatgtACAGATGGAGCAAGT AATGACCGACTCTGGGTTCCGGGAAGGCCTGTCCAAAGTCAACAAAACCGCCAGTGCACGGGAACTGTTGTGA